In Oncorhynchus gorbuscha isolate QuinsamMale2020 ecotype Even-year linkage group LG03, OgorEven_v1.0, whole genome shotgun sequence, the DNA window CTGGCTGCCACAGGAGGACAGGCTGTCGTAGAGGGAGTCACTGAGGGATTCAGGCGTCTCTCTCAGGGACAGGAggtcctctggtctctccttcactAGCTCCAGCCCTCCGTCCTTCCCCACCTCCGAGGCGCTGGGCGTCCGCCCCTTACCCCGCTGGCTGAGCCCTGTCTGGAGTGGCAGGGGGAGGCTGCCTGGGTCAGTGGCCAGAGGGTGCTGGGGGGAACACTGTTTCAAACTCTTgggggagaggaaaggtgggCACATGAAgaagggggagggtggaggggaacaGGCGAGGATATGGATGgtagggagggacagggggacagattGATGCTATAGTTAGTTATTTTAGGACAAGGTGAGATTTAACAGGTTCTAGGGCAACATGCATTTGACTGGGTTCATGCAAGTTATTGATTGATCATGCCTGGGAGAAATCCTCAGAACATTGTTTGGGGAACCGAAATGGGTGTcccagtttcaaggtctcagcttgaAGAGAAGAAGCCTCGTATTGGGGCATTGGTTGGTCACATGTATGAACCAAATGTTAATGAATAATAAATTATGAATGATAaataagctaaatcatgcaaatataacttgtctgtgtaagCAGTATAAGAGAACTAACGGGACTGCCCCAGGGGAGCATTTGACAGACAAGTACTACTTGGTGCATTaagtttgttggaacctctccagcttTCTGATAATAAAGAATGATTCATTTAATATTGACTTCAGGTGTCCCTGGTGATAATTTCCACGACAGTCAGTAACCATGCTTCCATTCAACTCACTACGACATGGAAAAGCATgcacagtttattaggctacagattaaatgaGTTCTGATGaatttcacagggtggtgaatgtGCACGGCGATAAGTTTGATTTTCCTTTCTAATAAATATCGAAGGTCTTTACCCTTTACACTCGTTAGAATTGGTctatatggatagggctaaattgaaatTTTTCTTATAGAAGAAATACGAAATGCATAACCATGTTAGCAATTGAAAGGGacagtttggagataatgggaAAATTATTAGATCAAAGGTAAGAATACAACAGTTCACttgacaagactgaatccaaacattacattattgattttacatttactgtactttgcCACATTTGTTTATAAATACTCTGGATACTTTCAGTAGCATGATAAGActattcctggaaaatgtgggTTAGGTCCAACATAAGACAACAAATgtcaagggtttgagtgagaggactaacctctccaaagtgtgcaatttcaatgcactttaATGACTCAAAGAAGTCTTCAACTATAAGGTACTttaattaaaaaaacatttttttttagctCTCCTAGTTGTGCTGTTAAGGATCTAGAGCACACTTCATTTTGAAGACAACCCTGcatccccaccatcacacaattactgttgttgtttacgcaaCCCAGAAACAGCCCATTATAAAtagcaatctgggtcaggtgagaatgatttgaaagcttgttctatttcCAACAGGACTAGCGAAGTTATAAAACATGATCTTACAGTGTTCAGCTTCACAAGGCAGTTCAGAGAAACAGATGGTAATGTTGGTGGGTATAGAAaggagtcatgagtgcattcaggtTCGTGTGCTGCAGCAGATTCTCTTCAAGAATAAACAAACATtagctcattctgttcagaacaacccagggtatgacgccatgtcatcttgtaactacatcagacatagtgatcataaacatTTGACACTATATGTATAGGAGTTTTATGAtctggaaatgtgaagtgcacatttggactcacgggtctttggcttgcttgtatgtatctttcaaaatacatagtCATCTTAATTAACATTTCCTGCACACAgacatatttttttgttgttgcaaaagttgcccaattaCCGGGAGGGATGGGGGCAACTTGTTGTCACGTTCGGGGCTCAAGTTCACAACGGCTGCCAGAAAAAACCCATACTGTGCTGTGAAGTGCAGAGccagagctctgatgtcatgtatagcatgttactgtacagccactacaTTCCAATTTAGGTGCCTATTAGTGCCCAAACCAAATATGCCACTGTAAAGGGTTAATTTGTatgctggtgacatgatgatgatgatgatcagtGCTTAGCTGCTAATTGACAAATTAAAAGTGGGCACATTTGCTGTTTAttcataatctcatcatgtacCCTCTACACTGTATCAATGAGCTGTTTGCTAGAGTACCTGTGCCAAGTGGCCACATTTGCTGTTTTCGCAGGACTTTTTATGCCAAATGGGATGGAAACATATAACTTCTATTTTTTTTAATTTGGTGAATTAAGTTATacttatgtgcactacgtcattaCGCACAGCTCTTCATTCGTAACAAGCCAGTTTGATGGAAACACTGCTGTTAAAATGCACATATTTCTTTGTGCACTCTTTCCCCTCAATAAACTTCAAATTTCTCAAAAAAAGGGAGAACTTGGCATTAAAAGCTGTGGACTTTCTGTGCATTTCAGTTCCGGTCTGCCATTAAAGCAGCCCATTCagcccgtgcttctacacctgcattgcttgctgtttggggttttaggctgtacagcactttgagatatcagctgatgtacgaagggctatataaatacatttgatttgatttgattcaaaggGAGAGAGTCAAAAACAAGTTAGTCAAAACCCCTTCACCCTCTCGTTTTCACAGCAACGCCCCCATACCCGAGAAAAGGCAGGATgagctctcactcactcacaatgCTAATGGGACTCTGGTGCTGACAAGGGACAACAACTGACAGGCGACAGTGTTCAAGGCCCCAGCTATCTTTCTATCAGCCTTATCTCTTCAAATATGAATAAAGAGCTGCGCTTTCATCATTTCTACATAGATTATTAAGATGTAACATGTCAGCACAGAGTAAATGGATGTGGTCTTCTTCGAAAGTTCTCATTAGAATGGAGATGACTGACTCACTCACCCTTCTGGATGGGGTCCCCAGGTCTCCCTGCACATCCAGGTAAACATCAGTGGCTTCTGCAGAGCCTTTCAGATTGGGAAAGGTCCAGTTCTTGGTGAGGGGATTTTGCATATGAGCTCCATAGGCATCTATATCTGCATAAGAGAAAATTCAATTCTAAATGGAAAATAGAGTGTACCTCAGGTGTTTTGTTGAAGGTTTAAACTTGTGTGTATAGTTGGTTCAGTTTTAATGAGCCACAACATATTTGTTTTGCAGGATttatcattatattattattattattattacaactgATAAAATATGAACTTTCGCCATATTTCTTTTTGTGTAAAATGTCAGCATTGAAATGGTCTACATGGGAACACAACAAGTCCTATGGTAATAAAAAGTCTAAGCTTACCCTTGTGGATTGTACTAGACAGGTGCATGTTGGTACCTTTTCCCTCCAGCCCGGAGCCATACAGGACAAACGGGTTGTCTTCATCCAGAGATGACAGCTCTCTCTCCAATGTATGGGCCTTACGCAGAACCTTCATCATGGCCCCATGCTTACCCTGGGAGCAAGAAAACCCTTGCTCTCCCTGTGGCTTCCCCTTAGGGACGCTCTTCCCTGCCATGCTACTGGCGTAGTCTGGCATGGGGAATGTGCCAATGCCACTGTCGAGGGTGCGCATGGAGGCCCCAGAACCTAAACAGTGAGGAAGGAACAATCAAGTGAGACTAGAGTCAGAGCTACTCAAGGAAAATAGACGACTGGCATTATTATGACTCAGCATCATGCTACCTGTAAAATGCTGAGCACTAATGGACTCTGCCAAGCTGTCTTCTGATGTGACCTCACCCGTGCCGATCATAACCGAACCCTGAAACAGCAAGGGTCAATGACAATCATATATATCACTGACACTACATGTGTAGTTTATTAATCTTTCTATAGTGTATCAGAGGAATACGACAGAGTGAAAAGAGTTTACCTGGGCTATCTCGTCCCTGCTCTTGGTGTGGCTGATCCCGTTCCTCTGGTGACTGAAGTTGGGCCGCGACCTCTTAGAGTCAAAGGAGAGGCGTCTGTGTGTCATTCCAAAGGTGGTAGGTATAGTTCTCCTCTTGTCCACCCTGTTTCCAGAACAAGACGTCGAGGGACTTAAGGAGGAAGATGTTACAACAAAATCATAGGGGAACTAGCTTTCGACTTAAACTCCATTTACAAATCCAATTTGATCAGATATAAATCATAAGAGAAAGAGTTTACCCTCTGGCCAAGTTTTATAATTATCTTATGATCACAAATTTAGTACACTGACAGCCCCAGTCCAATATATCCTAGACAGGGTttggatgtacagtggggcaaaaaagtatttagtcagccaccaattgtgaaagttctctcacttaaaaagatgaggcctataattttcaccataggtacatttcaactatgacagacaaaacaagaaacaaaatccagaaaatcacattataggatttttaatgaatctatttgcaaattatggtggaaaataagtatttggtcaataacaaacgtctctcaatactttgttatataccctttgttggcaatgacagaggtcaaacattttctgtaagtcttcaaggttttcacactgttgctggtattttggcccattcctccatgcagatctcctctagagcagtgatgttttggggctgttgctgggcaacacagactttcaactccctccaaagattttctatggggttgagatctggatacctggctaggccactccaggaccttgaaatgcttcttacgaagccactccttcgttgcccgggtggtgtgtttgggatcattgccatgctgaaagacccagccacatttcatcttcaatgcccttgctgatggaaggaggttttcactcaaaatctcacgatacatggccccatccattctttcctttacacagatcagtcgtcctggtccctttgcagaagaacagccccaaagcatgatgtttccaccctcatgcttcattctttgtcctccaaacacgacgagttgagtttttaccaaaaagttctattttagtttcatctgaccatatgacattctcccaatcttcttctggatcatccaaatactctctagcaagcttcagatgggcctggacatgtactggcttaagcagggggacacgtctagcactgcaggatttgagtccctggcggcgtagtgtgttactgatggtaggctttgttactttggtcccagctctctgcaggtcattcacctggtccccctgtgtggttctgggatttttgctcaccgttcttgtgatcattttgaccccacggggtgagatcttgcgtggagccccagatcgagggagattatcagtggtcttgtatcttccatttcctaataattgctcccacagttgatttcttcaaaccaagctgcttacctattgcagattcagtcttcccagcctggtgcaggtctacaatttggtttctggtgtcctttgacagctctttggtcttggccatagtggattttggagtgtgactgtttgaggttgtggacaggtgtcttttatactgataacaagttcaaacaggtggcattaacctcttgaacctatgggggagctgtgtcattattggataaaaagacgtgcccgtatTAAGCGCAATATTTTTTCACGAAAagatgcatggaattgacagccttggaaagacacaactctgacgttgtgacgtagaagtccgtcactggccgcgggcagcatttggttctttaacgcacacacatattcatcactcctccctgcgccattataagataagttaacaatgtgggtcgacacaaattaacttctgtcttggtgcatgcatttcacacttgtcaatgttcatatttgagagatacaataattattatactaatcaatgttgtggatgagcgcattgtttgtttgttctgttcctctctctccatctctgtagcttccgggtatgctggaaaaggacccgagctaagggaattgggttggctttatagtgcctgtcccaaatggctcattaatgcatatgggcatattgaaagatattgtcagtagtgatgtaatgttgtaaatgttatgttgtgatattgtttaaaaccgtgttgcaatgtatatcctttagtatgtttagttcatggaaaatgtaggtttgtattgttaattgattcATTAATtggggttaattgttctgaggggaggggctagccctacaaaaggagcctctcaaTCATGGAGAGgcatttttggattgagctgtggatggggcagccttgtttttaagctgtcccataaggtagacgttgatggcagccttctggcctactctacgtgacagacgtctccaaaactgcaaagatattatttgtgcgtgccccagaactaatgcaacaggcgaaaccaagatgaagtttcatacaggaaatgccccagattctgaaggcgctgtgttccaatgtctccttatatggctgtgaatgcgccagcaATGAGCCTGCACTCTCTGTCTATTGcccgaggtgtctgcagcattgtgacgtgtttgtaggcatatcattggaagattgaccataagagactacatttacctggtgtcccaccTGGtatcccgcccggtgtcctgtgtgcgtaatctgtatgtccatgcgcgttccatttgttcagaattgaaagtaaactgccacgatggattttatcgtcgatagatatgtgaaaaacaccttgaggattgattctaaacattgtttgccatgtttctgtcgatattaatggagttaatttggaaaaaagttcgcgttttaatgacttttttttcttccccttaaccaaacgtgatgaacaaaactgagcgattagtcgacacaaataatatttttttgtaaaaacggaacatttgctatctaacagagtctcctcattgaaaacatctgaagttcttcaaaggtaaatgattttatttgaatgctttaatggtttttgtggaaaatgttgcatgctgaatgctaacgctaaatggtacgttagccatcaatactgttacacaaatgcttgttttgcaatggttgagaagcatattttgaaaatctgagatgacagtgttgttaacaaaaggctaagcttgagagcaaatatattaaTTTCaattcatttgcgattttcatgaatagttaatgttgtgttatgctaatgagcttgcttATAGATTTTCACAAttctggatacaggttttttttcgtagctaaacgtgacgcagaaaacgaagcgatttgtcctaaacaaataatctttcaggaaaaactgaacatttgctatctgagagtctcctcattgaaaacatctgaagttcttcaaaggtaaatgattttatttgaatgcttttctgttttttttgtgtaaatgttgcctgctgaatgctaatgctaaatgctacgctaaatggtacgttagccatcaatactgttacacaaatgcttgttttgcaatggttgagaagcatattttgaaaatctgagatgacagtgttgttaacaaaaggctaagcttgagagcaaatagattaatttcatttcatttgcgattttcatgaatagttaacgttgcgttatggtaatgagcgttaaggctgtagtcacgataccggatccgggatggctcgacgcaagaagttaatacaggtaacgagtgaaggacagaggagcctcttaaagaagaagttacaggtctgtgagagccagaaatcttgcttgttagtaggtgaccaaatacttattttccaccataatttgcaaataaattcattaaaaatcctacaatgtgattttctggattttttttctcattttgtctgtcatagttgaagtgtacctatgatgaaaattacaggccacatctttttaagtgggagaacttgcacaattggtggctgactaaatacttttttgccccactgtatgtcattCATTCTCAGGTAAATGATCAGGTTATTTAGGAATACATATCATTATTACCTGTTGAGGAGCTGCTGCATGAAGTTCTCTGCGGTCAATCCTCTGCACATGAGTGACAGTTGGCCTTGGGCTTGGTCCATCACCACCTCACATGAGTGGCCTCTGCCAGAGCAGTCCATCCCGACCCTGTTCACATATGCCCGCTCCTCTTCCAGCGCCTTCCGCAGGTCCTCTGCCTTCTCCATCAGCTTGGAGATGTTCAGGCTCTCCACCACCTTCTGGGGACCACCTGTCTTAGGGTCCTTAGCCCCTCCGCCAGAGGCAGACGATGACACGTTGATCTTGAACTTGGACACTTCCGGTTTGCGGTTGAGGGCCGGGAGCTTGCTCTTCCTCAGGCCGAACCAGTTGGCGATGCCATTGGAGGCCTTCTGCTTTGGCTCGGCCACCTGgccctggtcctgctcctgcagcTTCAGCATGTTTTCCTCGATGCCACGCATTACCTTCTGCTCAATGGCAGACTGGAGCACGGATGGGCCAGACGAATACGGCTTTTTGTCCTCTTTTGCGATTGCTTCAGTAGACGGCCGTGGTGGCAGAGGGGGAGGCGGGAAGCTCTCTGCATGGCCAAAGGTCTTTTTCTTGCCGGCCGGGAGCTTGGTTTTGTCCTCTGGCCGAAGTGGGTTTCTCTGAGCCATGGCACGGTCCTCAGGAATGGGTTTGACCCCTCTGGGATAAGAGGAAGCTTGACCTACCTTTGAAGGGGACTTTGACGGGACTTTAGTGGGGCTGTTTTGTGGGCTGAGGGCAGTTTTACTGTGGTGGCTCTGGGTGATGGGGCATTTCCCATAGCTCCGCACCACTGGAGGAGTCTCTGTGTTGGAGGATGATGTGCCCATCTTGATCTTTGGACCTTCTGCTTTTGCTACATATATCCTGGGAGAAAACAGTGTCTCCTGCTCTCCCTTGGGTATCATTGATGGGGTGGCTGAGGATTTGGTGCCCGATTCATGTATTGGACCTATCACCCTAGTGTGACTGTCGAGGCTGGTTTTGGGGTAGGGCTTCCCATCCAGGGAATCGGTGGATTTCTGATTTCTGTGCTGCTCTGCTCCAGTTCGCTCAACTTGCCTTTCAGCGGTCTTGCTTTTCTCAATATTGTTGGTGGGGGGTTTGCCTAGGTTACTTTGTACATCCTTCTTGTCCACAGACTGTGCACCTACTGGCAGATCTTCTGTGCTCTTCAGTTTCCCCAAAGCAGCCAGGCGCTCTTTGAAGGGGTGGTGACTGGACTCACTCTGGGAAGTCTTGCCCTGCACCAGTCTCTTGGGGTCACCTCGCCTGGCTGAAGACTGAGTTGGCTGGGCAGGTTCACAgttctgttggctgggctctggAGCTGCACGGTGCGCCTGGTGCCTGTCCCTCATGCTGGAGTAGTTGGGGTGACTACTTTGTGCTTTACTGGCAgcggaggaggacgaggaggggaGGCTAAAGTGTTGGTTTGGCTTGTGCCAGACGGGGCTTTCTGAGTCAGTGTCCTGGTCAGAGAAGTCCTGGTCAGCCGTCCCTGGGGACGAGTCAGGGTGCTGTGAAGATGGGGGGCTGAGGCGGCTCTCATCTTGCTGACAATGCTTCTCTACAGGACCCTCGTGTTGGGGGTAAGGGAGGTACTGGGACTTCTTAAGACCCTCCAGGAACTGGGGCGTCCCATCTGAGGGGCAGACATTCTCGTATTGGTGTACCTTCTGAGAGCCCCTTTGTGCATGAGAGGAGGGGGGTGCCTTTGTGCTGTCGCTGTTTTCAGCAGCCACTTTGCGCCCAAACCCAATCTCCTTGGCCATGGGAGGGGTGTCCACAATGTCCTCTGATTTGGGTGGGGAGGTGGGGGCGGAGAGTGTGGCAGGGTAGGGGTCTGTtttggaggaggatgaggatggctgtttctccctctctgtggtgGTGGCTTTGCGGGTCAGGACGGGAGAATGGTACACCTCATAGTTGTTGTTGTTCCTGCAGGGGATCTTGGAGCTGCGGGTGAGCTGGGGACTTAGACGGAGGGGGTTACCTGGTTGTGCCTGGTTGATCCCCGGAGGGATCTTCAGGAACTTGAGCAGCCGGGACGGGGAGGAGATAGGGGAGGGCTTGACTTCACTCAGAcctgaagagggagaggtggggctGAGTGCAAGCTTGCTCTTCCCAGAGGGATTCAGGGCCTGAGCTGAGCTGTTCCTCTCAGGGACTGGGGCTGGAGAATAAGATTCCACCGCCACCTTCTTGGAGACGGATGTTTCATTGGAGAAGTAGAGCCCGTTGCAGATCTGATCACTCACTTCCTGCTCCTTGGGATATTCTGGTTCCGTCTCAACATGGTCTGTGTGTGAGGTAGAAGAGTGCAGGCTGTTGTTCACATTGTGTGCCGCTGCCTCTACTTCCAGGTAGCAGCACTCTTCCAGACTGTCCTCGTTCTGGCTCTGCGACGttgccatgacagcctttatgtGCTTTATATCCTCACCGTGAGAGGGCTGTACCTCTGCCTGTGGCGGAGGTTTGCCGGATGGATGCTTGTCTGTGTGTTTTTGTAACTTCCTGGGCTCCTGCCCTAGCATCCCGTTGAGGTTGGCTTGGATTGGCAAGGAGAGGAAAGGATCAGAAGAACCTTCTGGAGTGCGCTCTAGAAAGTCCAAAGCTGTTTTGTGCATGTAGCACTGGTTTGTGCTGTcagcagagaggaggtgggaAAGAGCCGCTGCTTGGGGAGGGGTTGTGCTCTGTGCCGATGCCCCCTGGTCCTCTGCACAGGCCTGCCTGTTAAGGATCTCCACTCTGGCCTGGTGTGAGGCACTGTGGCCCTGGGCACACTTCAGCAGGCTGTCCAGGCTGCTCTTCTGGGAGAGTATGTGGCAGGACTGACATCTCccgtgttgttgttgctgaagcTGGGCATGGTCCTCCTGGAGAGCCCCTTCTCCATTGGCATAATCGTGAATGTCCGAGTCAGAGCTGGAGTGGTGGCAGCGTGATGATGGGTGTGCCACCGGGCGCTGTGGGGCAGGTAACGCCTCAGAGGACATCAGGGATATCTGGTCTCTCACCATGGAGACCGGCGCCTGGCCCAGGTCATGGTGGGGGGACAGGCAGGAGGAGGGGTGGAACTTGAGTGGGTCTGACTCCTCCAGCTTGCGCAGGACCTCTAGGATGTGTGCTTTCTTCTTGAAAAACGGAGACAGGGCCTCCATGGAGGTGGCAGTGGCCCGGGCCGATGTGGCTGACCCGTTCTGTGTGCGGTCCCCATTGCTCTGCATAAACAAGGACATCAGGATGGAACTTTGTTACATCTTCATCAAACAACAAACTAAGAACAACACTTCAAGTTAAGTACAGTACAACTGCTATCTGAAGATGTGCACAATGCCTCCAACATCTAACACATTGCATGCACGGTGCACCAGGAGTTATATGCATTGATTTCACGCAGACACTCGATTGTGGAGGTTCCTTTTTACTGTTTTTTCTTGGATAAGTAATGACTTCGAGAGCCTGCAACTCATGTTTCAAGTGAATGTACTTGTTTCAAGTTAACAGTCCAAGTCACCAATGACTATGTCACAGCAACAGAGGACATCCTGAGAATTCTGAACACACTAGTCCTGACGGGGAGGAATAAATGAACGACAGATTGGGAAGGAGAGGCGACTGAAGCTACTTTGGTTACACATGGCATGCCAACCTTAGGAAGCTGTATTTATCTTTAATTAAAGATGCAATTCATTCTGTAATCAGTGAGAAAATGTATTCTGCTCTCTTCCGCCCGCCTCATTACCTCTTCCTGAAGTGGCAATTAGAGGTCGACACAGGAGTGAATTATTCCCCCCCCGCCGTACTATCCTAATCCCGCAACAGTTCCCTAACCACGAAACTTTACAGTCCGGCACAATAAAAATGTCTCCCATCCTGTGCAGAAATCAGAAATAAATTCTTCCATTAACTGCTTGGCTGTCTCCACTCAGTGTGAGTAgccacccagctagcacataacactCAGAGAACCAtttgtttcttagagcttggtgaaagTGTGGTTGTCATATGGTTACTCTacatcacatatgtcagagtcaaggcccgcgggccacatccggcccgcgagaaggttttttacggcccctgggatgatcttgatttgttattagaaccggcccgcagaccgcagcaagccggcagcccgcagatcttttacacgcaccaatactacatttcccacaatgcaacggtgacgcaccgagcagtaggctgcttcatttcaatatttattggcacagcagttgtcagcatcacagtaaaattaactttcagatacccatcaaaaatggcaaaacggaaggtggacactgagaaccgggggtttcaaacaaggtgggagtcggagtatttgttcacggaggtagctggaaaacctgtgtgtcttctgtgtggagaaagtgtggcggtactgaaagagtataatctgagacgacattatgaaacgaaacacgcggacaaaaacaagaatatggacatggaacaaaggctacaaaaggcagaggaattaaaacgaggcctcaaatctcgacaggctctgttcaaaaaagccaaatcacaaggccaggctgctgtcaaggccagttttattttggcagaagagatcgctaaatcggGCTacgcccggccatttacggagggggatttcatcaaaaactgcatgattaaagtttgtgacgaagtttgcccagaaaaaaggcaactctttttaaatgtgagtctgagcagaaacaccattgccgagagagtagaccagttgtccatcaatctaaaagagcagcttgtgaaaaagggaaaagatttcattgcatattccttggctgtggatgagagcaccgacatttctgacattgcccagttgtcaattttcatccgcggagtggactccagcctaagcgtgacagaggagtttttggctttacgtcctatgcatggcacaactacggggcatgatttgtatgaagaggtgtcaagatgtgtaaatgagatggagctgccttgggaaaaacttgtgggtttgacaaccgacggagcacctgtgatgtgtggacacaggagcggactggaggaaaacgcgacaggtgagctgacagcttatcattgtatcatacaccaggaagcgttgtgcggtaaagccttgaaaatggagcatgtaatgagcatcatcacgcgcacagttaactttatcagagccaaaggtttgaatcaccgccagttcaaggcatttctgacggagttagaaacggagcatggtgatttgccttatcacacagaggtgcgatggctaagccagggaaaggtgcttcaaagatgtttcgagcttcgtgaggagatttgtctgttcttggacagcaaagggaaagaccaacacaactccgagacgaaatgtttctgtgtgaaatggcttttctgtgtgacattacgagtcatctgaatgcaatgaacttgcagctgcagggtcgggatcgtgtcatctctgatatgtacagtacagtgaaggcatttaaaaccaagttgagtggatgatagaaaattgctattattgtttttttctttgaagtaaatttagcccacttttgctaaaa includes these proteins:
- the LOC124031188 gene encoding nck-associated protein 5-like isoform X3 gives rise to the protein MESEEPELRECDEAFESDEGNVESYLEEPESSRELLERLKELEAENSALALANESQREAYERCLDEVANHVVQALLNQKDLREECIKLKMRVFDLERQNKTLTELFAQKLHPQASHLQQLQLVSVTEPSTEPSTEPSTEPSTEPSTEPSTEPSTEPSTEPSTEPSTEPSTEPSTEPLTMDSDKLLVSKNEGELKSNGDRTQNGSATSARATATSMEALSPFFKKKAHILEVLRKLEESDPLKFHPSSCLSPHHDLGQAPVSMVRDQISLMSSEALPAPQRPVAHPSSRCHHSSSDSDIHDYANGEGALQEDHAQLQQQQHGRCQSCHILSQKSSLDSLLKCAQGHSASHQARVEILNRQACAEDQGASAQSTTPPQAAALSHLLSADSTNQCYMHKTALDFLERTPEGSSDPFLSLPIQANLNGMLGQEPRKLQKHTDKHPSGKPPPQAEVQPSHGEDIKHIKAVMATSQSQNEDSLEECCYLEVEAAAHNVNNSLHSSTSHTDHVETEPEYPKEQEVSDQICNGLYFSNETSVSKKVAVESYSPAPVPERNSSAQALNPSGKSKLALSPTSPSSGLSEVKPSPISSPSRLLKFLKIPPGINQAQPGNPLRLSPQLTRSSKIPCRNNNNYEVYHSPVLTRKATTTEREKQPSSSSSKTDPYPATLSAPTSPPKSEDIVDTPPMAKEIGFGRKVAAENSDSTKAPPSSHAQRGSQKVHQYENVCPSDGTPQFLEGLKKSQYLPYPQHEGPVEKHCQQDESRLSPPSSQHPDSSPGTADQDFSDQDTDSESPVWHKPNQHFSLPSSSSSAASKAQSSHPNYSSMRDRHQAHRAAPEPSQQNCEPAQPTQSSARRGDPKRLVQGKTSQSESSHHPFKERLAALGKLKSTEDLPVGAQSVDKKDVQSNLGKPPTNNIEKSKTAERQVERTGAEQHRNQKSTDSLDGKPYPKTSLDSHTRVIGPIHESGTKSSATPSMIPKGEQETLFSPRIYVAKAEGPKIKMGTSSSNTETPPVVRSYGKCPITQSHHSKTALSPQNSPTKVPSKSPSKVGQASSYPRGVKPIPEDRAMAQRNPLRPEDKTKLPAGKKKTFGHAESFPPPPLPPRPSTEAIAKEDKKPYSSGPSVLQSAIEQKVMRGIEENMLKLQEQDQGQVAEPKQKASNGIANWFGLRKSKLPALNRKPEVSKFKINVSSSASGGGAKDPKTGGPQKVVESLNISKLMEKAEDLRKALEEERAYVNRVGMDCSGRGHSCEVVMDQAQGQLSLMCRGLTAENFMQQLLNRVDKRRTIPTTFGMTHRRLSFDSKRSRPNFSHQRNGISHTKSRDEIAQGSVMIGTGEVTSEDSLAESISAQHFTGSGASMRTLDSGIGTFPMPDYASSMAGKSVPKGKPQGEQGFSCSQGKHGAMMKVLRKAHTLERELSSLDEDNPFVLYGSGLEGKGTNMHLSSTIHKDIDAYGAHMQNPLTKNWTFPNLKGSAEATDVYLDVQGDLGTPSRRSLKQCSPQHPLATDPGSLPLPLQTGLSQRGKGRTPSASEVGKDGGLELVKERPEDLLSLRETPESLSDSLYDSLSSCGSQG